Proteins from a single region of Cytophagaceae bacterium:
- a CDS encoding aspartate kinase, protein MLVFKFGGASVKEPEGVKNLVKILEHFEGNNILVVVSAMGKTTNAMEEVVKSAYFKKENLEEKIEVVRAFHTDLILGLFKNPDPILNFLDDKINEIRIKFERYNGEKFDEFYDQIVSFGEILSTKIISYYFEEIDLMHKWLDSRKYIKTDSTFREGKVNWDVTKSSIELIDQDFPLYITQGFLGGTSDGKTTTLGREGSDYSASIFAHCLGAESVTIWKDVPGVLCADPRLFENPGKYEQLSYQEAIEMTYYGATVIHPKTIKPLQNSAIPLFVKPFLHPSESGTVVDDKPFTQTDLPSVIVKKNQVLISISTLDFSFVTEANISNIFEIIARHNLKCNLSQNSAMSYTVCLDFDEMKFDDLKADLQKRFKILYNTDLELITVRHYQSETLKNITEGRKVFVEQLSRNTAQVVVR, encoded by the coding sequence ATGCTTGTTTTCAAATTTGGTGGAGCTTCGGTCAAAGAGCCGGAAGGCGTTAAAAATCTGGTAAAAATACTGGAACATTTTGAAGGAAATAATATTCTTGTGGTAGTATCGGCCATGGGAAAAACCACCAATGCAATGGAAGAAGTGGTTAAATCGGCATATTTCAAAAAGGAAAATCTTGAAGAAAAAATAGAAGTTGTAAGGGCATTTCATACTGATTTGATTTTGGGTTTATTCAAAAATCCTGACCCTATTCTCAATTTTTTAGATGACAAAATCAATGAAATAAGAATTAAATTTGAAAGGTATAACGGGGAAAAATTTGATGAGTTTTACGACCAGATTGTATCATTTGGTGAGATTCTATCCACCAAAATCATCTCTTATTATTTTGAAGAAATCGATCTTATGCACAAATGGTTGGATTCCCGAAAATATATAAAAACCGATTCCACTTTCAGAGAAGGAAAAGTAAATTGGGATGTCACCAAAAGTAGTATTGAATTAATCGACCAGGATTTTCCGCTTTATATCACTCAGGGTTTTTTAGGTGGCACATCAGACGGGAAAACCACCACTTTGGGTCGCGAAGGCTCAGACTACTCCGCCTCTATATTCGCCCATTGCCTTGGTGCTGAATCTGTTACGATTTGGAAAGACGTTCCGGGTGTTTTGTGTGCAGACCCACGGCTTTTTGAAAACCCCGGAAAATACGAGCAACTAAGCTATCAGGAAGCCATTGAAATGACCTATTATGGAGCTACGGTTATCCATCCCAAAACCATCAAACCTTTACAAAATTCGGCCATTCCATTGTTTGTTAAGCCATTTTTACATCCATCTGAATCAGGTACAGTTGTTGACGACAAACCATTTACTCAGACCGACTTACCTTCAGTTATTGTAAAAAAAAATCAGGTTTTGATTTCTATTTCTACCCTGGATTTTTCGTTTGTGACAGAAGCAAACATTTCCAATATTTTTGAAATAATAGCCCGGCATAATCTTAAATGCAATCTGAGTCAAAACTCTGCGATGAGTTATACAGTTTGTCTCGATTTTGATGAAATGAAATTTGACGATCTGAAAGCAGACTTGCAAAAACGATTCAAAATATTGTATAATACTGACCTTGAACTTATTACGGTTCGTCATTATCAATCTGAAACTTTAA
- a CDS encoding type II toxin-antitoxin system RelE/ParE family toxin, with protein sequence MKLSFQDGSLVDYWEGYNFYHKISPQLSQKFYQDFWDSIGKVKANPMQFQERYRKIRIAFLNRFPFGIHYLIKGDRIIVLKILHTRRFLKM encoded by the coding sequence ATGAAACTTAGTTTTCAGGATGGTTCATTGGTTGATTATTGGGAAGGATACAATTTTTACCACAAGATTTCGCCCCAATTATCCCAAAAGTTTTATCAAGATTTTTGGGATTCAATCGGTAAAGTTAAAGCAAATCCAATGCAATTTCAGGAAAGATACCGGAAAATAAGAATAGCGTTCTTAAATCGTTTTCCTTTTGGAATTCACTATTTAATTAAAGGTGACAGAATAATAGTTTTGAAAATATTACATACCCGCAGATTTTTGAAAATGTAA
- a CDS encoding vanadium-dependent haloperoxidase: MKKAFLLIFTAIHSFSQVPQRREFQEGNTTELIIYEKALPAKTYDFKTSDLQVKWHVLVMDLLEQTPGYTPLVAARNIAYINLAAYQSILPAYKNLRSLSGQLQGFVVPPEYLVDSSDFIPELALNNAIFATMDKFFLAAPYVYMERVLAHKDSVDSQFSKNQSKLAVMKSKNYGISVAELILKYAERDGAKESTYRSYDINYKLPKCDSCFEINRTADLENTGPLHPDWGKVRTFIADNQKESDIRPGFDFSIYKDSKFYKQALEVYTVSKEVTPGSEKHRIANFWDDAATYTYTPIGHSLSILTHIFRNNPTSIDSAAVLYANLSLAMHDAFVITWGLKYKYNLIRPVAYIKKYIDSAWETTLLTPPFPEFPSGHSAQSAAMATVLTKYMGDSTGFTDYSKYWTGAPKTFKNFLESANETSISRLYGGIHYREGLDKGQLVGKLAGENALKLKFFGD, from the coding sequence ATGAAAAAGGCATTTTTACTAATATTTACCGCCATACACTCTTTTTCACAGGTTCCTCAAAGGAGAGAATTTCAGGAAGGAAATACCACAGAACTAATTATTTATGAAAAAGCTCTTCCTGCTAAAACTTATGACTTCAAGACCTCAGATTTACAAGTAAAATGGCATGTTTTAGTGATGGATTTGCTCGAGCAAACTCCCGGTTACACACCTTTGGTGGCAGCCAGAAATATTGCATATATTAACCTGGCGGCTTATCAATCTATTTTGCCGGCTTATAAAAACCTAAGAAGTTTATCAGGTCAATTGCAGGGTTTTGTGGTTCCGCCGGAGTATTTGGTAGATTCTTCAGATTTTATTCCGGAACTAGCTTTAAACAATGCGATTTTTGCGACTATGGATAAATTCTTTCTAGCAGCTCCTTATGTATATATGGAAAGAGTTTTGGCACATAAAGACTCGGTAGATTCCCAATTTTCGAAAAATCAAAGTAAACTCGCAGTGATGAAATCAAAAAATTATGGTATTTCAGTTGCCGAATTGATTTTGAAATATGCCGAAAGAGATGGTGCTAAAGAAAGTACTTACAGGAGTTATGATATTAATTACAAATTACCAAAATGCGACAGTTGCTTTGAAATAAACCGAACTGCAGATTTAGAAAATACTGGGCCTTTGCATCCTGACTGGGGAAAAGTTCGGACATTCATTGCTGACAACCAGAAAGAATCGGATATAAGGCCAGGTTTTGATTTTTCGATTTATAAAGATTCTAAATTTTACAAGCAGGCATTGGAAGTTTACACCGTCTCAAAGGAAGTAACTCCGGGATCTGAAAAGCACAGGATTGCCAATTTCTGGGACGATGCCGCAACATACACTTATACACCAATTGGTCACTCTCTTTCGATTTTGACGCATATTTTCAGGAATAATCCCACAAGCATTGATTCTGCTGCGGTATTGTACGCTAATCTGAGCCTTGCTATGCACGATGCCTTTGTGATTACATGGGGATTAAAATATAAATACAATCTTATAAGACCGGTAGCATATATCAAAAAATACATAGATAGTGCATGGGAAACCACCTTATTGACTCCGCCATTTCCCGAATTCCCATCAGGACACTCAGCACAATCGGCGGCAATGGCCACTGTTTTGACCAAATATATGGGCGACAGTACTGGTTTTACAGATTACTCAAAATATTGGACAGGAGCACCTAAAACATTTAAAAATTTCTTGGAATCGGCCAATGAAACGAGTATTTCAAGACTTTACGGAGGAATTCACTATCGGGAAGGATTGGATAAAGGGCAGTTGGTAGGTAAACTGGCAGGTGAAAATGCTTTGAAATTGAAGTTTTTTGGGGATTGA